Below is a genomic region from Pseudomonas sp. JQ170C.
CTGGAGTGCAGGCGCAACCTGGATGTGCTGACCTTGTGGCGGGAAAAGGGCATGAAGCTTGAGCATGCCAGCCTGCTGGTAGACCGCTACCTCAAGGGCGTCGCCCCGGACTCCGAAGCCCTGAGCAAGCGTTATGGCCTGCCGTTGCTGGTGGTGTTGCCCTACAGTCCCGAGGTGCGCCTGAATGCCAAGAACCAAGGGCTGACACTGTTTGAACTGGCCCCGCGAGAAAGCCTCACCCATCACCTCAAGGCCCTGGGCGAGCGCCTGGCCCGGCGCTCCGAGCACAACAAACAGCCGTCGGGCAACTGGCTCAATCGGCTCTGGGGGCAAAAATGAGCAGCACCGATGAGCTGTTTGGCGGCCTTCGGCACAACCTGGGCAGCGACCCGCAGGGGCTCAAGCGTGCCCTGCACCGGTTCATCATCGATGCCATCGAGGACAGCGGGCGCAATTTGCTGGAAGGCTCGCGGCCGGCCTTGGCGCAGTTCGTGGTCGAGCAGGTGGGTGACTACATTGCCCGCTTGCACCTGGCCTTGTCGCGCTACGAGATGGAGCGCCTGGCCGAGGAGATTGTCGATGAACTGACCGGCTTCGGTCCGCTGGAGGTGCTGCTGCGCGACGCCAGCGTCACCGAGATTCTGGTCAACGGCCCGCACCGGGTGTTTATCGAGCGGGCCGGCGTGCTGCAACAAACCGACTTGCGCTTTATCGACGCCCATCATGTGGAGCGGGTGATGCAACGCATCCTTGCACCGCTGGGGCGGCGCCTGGATGAGTCGTCGCCGATGGTCGATGCGCGCATGCCCGACGGTAGCCGGGTCAATGCGATCATCCCGCCGGTAGCGCTGGACGGGCCGTGCCTGTCGATCCGTAAATTCCGCAAGGACATGCTCAAGAGTGCCGACCTGCTGGCCACCGGCACCATCGACGTGGACATCCTGGCGTTTCTTCAGTTGGCGGTGGCCAAGCGTTGCAACATCCTGGTCAGCGGCGGTACCGGCACCGGCAAGACCACGTTGCTGAACATCCTCAGCCAATTGATCACGCCCCATGAACGTCTTGTGAGCATCGAGGATGTGGCCGAGCTGCAACTGGACCATCCCCATGTGGTGCGCCTGGAAACCCGCCCGCCCAATGCCGAGGGGCACGGTGAGATCAAGGCCAGCGAACTGATCCGCAACGCCTTGCGGATGCGCCCGGACCGCATCCTGCTTGGCGAGATTCGCGGCGTTGAAGTGCTGGATGTGCTGACGGCGATGAACACCGGCCACGACGGTTCCATGAGTACCGTCCATGCCAATACCGCCCAGGATGCCTTGCTGCGCCTGGAAACCCTGGTGGGCCTGACAGGGCGCCAGGTGGCTGAGAAAACCTTGCGGCAAATGATCTGCGCGGCGTTGGATGTGGTGATCCAGCTCACCCGGCTGGCCGATGGCCGACGCTGTGTCAGCGAAGTGCTGGAGGTGGTGGGCGTGCGTGATGATGTGTATGTCACCAACACCCTGTTCCGCCTCGACCGGCGCCCCGGCGAGGGCTTCACCCGTGAGGCGCCGAACCCGGCCGGGGCAAAACTGCGTCGGGAGTTCACGGAGCCACAGCCATGATCGCGCTGGTGCTCGGGCTGATGTGTCTGGCGATGCTGGGCGTATCGATTCGGTTGTTCTATGCCGGCATGCGCAAGTCGGCGACCGAGCGCATCCTGCAACGGCTCGGGCAGGCCCAGTCAACCTCATCGGCCGTGGCTGCTCCCCGGCGCGACTGGCTTGATCGCCTGTTGCTGCGTGCGGGTATGGAGCGGCACAACGAACGCCTGGTGTTGTGGCTGACGATCTGGGCGCTGTTGTCGCTGTTCATCGGACTGGGTCTGGGATGGCTGGCAGGCGTTGGCCTGATGCTGTCGGGCCCTTTGTTGTTTCGTCTGTACCTGGGCTGGCGCTATCACCGTCGGCGCCAGCGCATGATCGAGCAGTTGCCGCAGTTGCTCGACCACAGCGTGCGCAGCCTCAAGGCCGGGCGCACCCTGAGCGATGCCGTGTTGGGCGCAATCGACGCCGCCAGGCAGCCCTTGCAGGGCGCCATGCAGCGGGTGCGGCGCAACGTGCAAATGGGCGTGGCCCTGGACGATGCCCTGCAAGACCTGGCCGAGCTGTATGACCAGGACGAATTGCGCCTGTTCGCCCTGGGGCTGCGGATCAATCATCGCTATGGCGGTAATGCCAGCGAGCTGCTGGAAAACCTCATCAAGACCATCCGCGAGCGCGAGCAGGGCGCCCGCCAACTGCGTGCCATGACTGGCGAAACGCGCATGACCGCCGTGGTGCTCGGGTCGCTGCCCGTGAGCATGGCCGCCTACTTTCTGTTCAGTAACCCCAAGTACCTGTTGAGCATGTGGCAGGACAGCAGCGGCCAGATGATGTTGGTCACAGCCTTTGCCCTGCAGGTGTTCGGCTGTCTGGCGCTGTGGCGCATGTTGCGGAGTCAGTGAAATGGCCTTGATGCTCTGCGCCGCGCTGTTCTTTACCGCCTTCGTGCTGTTGTGTACGCAACTGCTGCGCCAGCAACGTCGGCAACGGCTGGTGGCGCAGCGCCTGCAGGGCCAGTTGGCACGGGACAATCGCCTGGACAACTGGCTCCATCGACTGGGTAGCAGTCACCTGGCCCAGCGCCTGCTGAGCCTGGACAGCGAAACCCGGCAATTGCTCGATCGCATCGGCTGGCGCCGTAGCCGCCAGCGTGCCGTGTTCGCTGCGTGCCAGGTCGGCATTCCCTTGCTGGCCCTGGGGATTGCCGTACTGCTTGAAGAAACCGTCTACCACGACAGTCCAACGGCCTGGCTGGTACTGCCGATGTGCGCATTGGGGATCGGCTACCTGTTACCGAAACGGCTATTGGTGCTGGCGGTGTCCCGGCGCCAGCAACAGATCGCCCGTGAGGTATCCACCTTCATTCCCTTGCTGCGCATCCTCTTCGAGTCGGGCCTTGCGGTGGAGCAAGGGTTGCGGGTGTTGAGCCAGGAAGGGCGGCAACTGCTGCCGGTCATCAGCGAAGAACTGCGCGGCATCTTGTTGCGGGTCGACTCGGGCCTGGCCCTGGTGCCGGAACTTGAGAAAACCGCGCAGTTACTGGCGGTGGACGAATTCAGCGACACCTGCGTGATTCTTCAACAGCTGCTGA
It encodes:
- a CDS encoding CpaF family protein, whose product is MSSTDELFGGLRHNLGSDPQGLKRALHRFIIDAIEDSGRNLLEGSRPALAQFVVEQVGDYIARLHLALSRYEMERLAEEIVDELTGFGPLEVLLRDASVTEILVNGPHRVFIERAGVLQQTDLRFIDAHHVERVMQRILAPLGRRLDESSPMVDARMPDGSRVNAIIPPVALDGPCLSIRKFRKDMLKSADLLATGTIDVDILAFLQLAVAKRCNILVSGGTGTGKTTLLNILSQLITPHERLVSIEDVAELQLDHPHVVRLETRPPNAEGHGEIKASELIRNALRMRPDRILLGEIRGVEVLDVLTAMNTGHDGSMSTVHANTAQDALLRLETLVGLTGRQVAEKTLRQMICAALDVVIQLTRLADGRRCVSEVLEVVGVRDDVYVTNTLFRLDRRPGEGFTREAPNPAGAKLRREFTEPQP
- a CDS encoding type II secretion system F family protein, which produces MIALVLGLMCLAMLGVSIRLFYAGMRKSATERILQRLGQAQSTSSAVAAPRRDWLDRLLLRAGMERHNERLVLWLTIWALLSLFIGLGLGWLAGVGLMLSGPLLFRLYLGWRYHRRRQRMIEQLPQLLDHSVRSLKAGRTLSDAVLGAIDAARQPLQGAMQRVRRNVQMGVALDDALQDLAELYDQDELRLFALGLRINHRYGGNASELLENLIKTIREREQGARQLRAMTGETRMTAVVLGSLPVSMAAYFLFSNPKYLLSMWQDSSGQMMLVTAFALQVFGCLALWRMLRSQ
- a CDS encoding type II secretion system F family protein → MALMLCAALFFTAFVLLCTQLLRQQRRQRLVAQRLQGQLARDNRLDNWLHRLGSSHLAQRLLSLDSETRQLLDRIGWRRSRQRAVFAACQVGIPLLALGIAVLLEETVYHDSPTAWLVLPMCALGIGYLLPKRLLVLAVSRRQQQIAREVSTFIPLLRILFESGLAVEQGLRVLSQEGRQLLPVISEELRGILLRVDSGLALVPELEKTAQLLAVDEFSDTCVILQQLLTQGGGAMKSLLALKQLLDDRRLTGMQERISKMSGKMSVVMMVFLFPALLIVLAGPGLTALARALASS